The Desulfoscipio gibsoniae DSM 7213 genome contains a region encoding:
- the mobP3 gene encoding MobP3 family relaxase — protein sequence MPRIIFKCRYIKNSAVHLENAVEYIATREGVEKISPDIRMLPATRKQEQFITDILSQFPDSVDLFEYEDYMKQPTVENASEFISAVLDQNLDQLSHQEVYVNYIATRPRAEKLGTHGLFTDTDTPLVLSRVMSEIAEHTGNVWTPIISLRREDAVRLGYDNAAAWMALIRKQRNMFAEQMKIAPENLRWYAAFHNEGHHPHCHMLVYSINPREGYVTKSAIDKMRSSMAREIFQQDLIQIYSEQTTQRNELAEKSLEVLKEIIGRMSGSICESETIEALLSYLAERLKHTSGKKQYGYLKAPLKTVVDKIVDELAKDARVAEAYAKWQELRNEVLRTYMDKLPGSVQLSQQKEFKHIKNMVITEAMNIGGHHFAFEGDESADELQASVESDSPLPVDEYQAAIDEAPEDDEADVGNPHIKWSDRYKEARTFLYGSDDTEPDFMQALRLFMEEAEAGNALAMHDLGRMYADGLGVNMDADIAFMWYEKALSAFMDIEANRNSRYVEYRIGKMHAAGLGTEQDYAEAAGWFEMAASRNHKYAQYSLAGLYYRGQGVSQDYEMAFQLYGKAAVQRVPYAYYELAKMYRDGVGTEKNTDEAELNFEEAFYGFKRLEELSHDDKLQYRLGQMLYTGTGTEKDIPAAIEYLEKAARLGNVHAQYMLGRIYSDTDSGHVNSEKAVEWLTRASDSGSSMAQYALGKFYRDGTHVAKDIGKAVELFTKAAEQNNSFAMYQLGKLYLLGEGVPKDVESAVKWLTKSAKLSNQYAQYALGKLYLIGRDVPCDRDAAVRWLTLSAEQGNIYARFFLEHLDSFCDPSLFLAATRLLHHLSRIFRDEQKRLSGGPGMQTDSKLRRKIREKKIAQGHAPDDHELRQTTY from the coding sequence ATGCCAAGGATTATATTTAAATGCCGATATATAAAAAACTCTGCGGTGCATCTGGAAAATGCGGTAGAGTACATTGCTACGCGGGAAGGAGTGGAGAAAATCTCGCCGGACATACGAATGCTGCCTGCAACACGAAAACAGGAGCAGTTTATTACGGATATACTCTCGCAGTTCCCCGACTCGGTTGACTTGTTTGAATATGAGGATTACATGAAACAGCCGACTGTAGAAAATGCATCAGAATTCATTAGTGCGGTGCTGGACCAGAATCTGGATCAGTTGTCCCATCAAGAAGTCTATGTCAATTACATCGCCACCCGTCCCCGCGCGGAGAAGCTGGGGACTCACGGACTGTTTACTGACACAGATACTCCGCTGGTACTGTCAAGAGTGATGTCGGAGATTGCTGAACATACAGGTAATGTGTGGACCCCCATCATTTCTCTGCGGCGGGAGGACGCCGTGCGGCTGGGATATGATAACGCCGCCGCGTGGATGGCTCTCATCCGCAAGCAGCGGAATATGTTTGCCGAGCAGATGAAGATTGCTCCGGAGAACCTGCGCTGGTACGCTGCCTTTCATAACGAGGGGCATCATCCTCACTGTCACATGTTGGTGTATTCTATCAATCCTCGTGAGGGATATGTCACAAAGTCAGCTATTGATAAAATGCGAAGCAGTATGGCAAGGGAGATTTTTCAGCAGGATTTGATTCAGATATATTCCGAGCAGACCACTCAGAGGAATGAGCTTGCTGAGAAAAGCCTTGAAGTCTTAAAAGAAATCATCGGCAGGATGAGCGGAAGCATATGCGAAAGTGAAACCATAGAGGCTCTGCTCTCATATCTGGCGGAGAGGCTGAAGCATACCTCCGGCAAAAAGCAATACGGCTATCTCAAAGCACCTCTGAAAACCGTCGTGGATAAAATTGTCGATGAGTTGGCGAAGGACGCTCGTGTCGCCGAAGCCTACGCAAAATGGCAGGAGCTTCGCAATGAAGTCCTGCGCACATACATGGATAAGCTTCCCGGTTCCGTTCAGCTTTCACAGCAAAAGGAATTCAAGCACATTAAAAACATGGTGATTACCGAGGCGATGAACATCGGCGGTCACCATTTCGCCTTCGAGGGTGACGAGTCGGCGGACGAGCTTCAAGCCTCAGTGGAATCTGATTCTCCTTTGCCGGTAGATGAATACCAAGCGGCTATTGATGAAGCTCCGGAGGACGATGAAGCTGATGTCGGAAATCCACATATCAAATGGAGTGACCGCTACAAAGAGGCTCGTACTTTCCTCTATGGCAGCGACGATACGGAGCCTGACTTCATGCAGGCTCTCCGTTTGTTTATGGAGGAAGCCGAAGCCGGAAATGCTCTTGCCATGCATGACCTCGGCAGGATGTATGCTGACGGACTTGGCGTCAACATGGATGCGGATATCGCATTTATGTGGTATGAAAAAGCTCTTTCCGCATTTATGGATATCGAAGCAAACAGGAACAGCCGGTATGTGGAATATCGCATCGGGAAAATGCATGCGGCCGGACTCGGAACAGAACAGGATTATGCAGAAGCGGCAGGCTGGTTTGAAATGGCGGCTTCCCGAAATCACAAGTATGCCCAATATTCTCTTGCCGGTCTGTACTACCGAGGGCAGGGTGTGAGCCAGGACTACGAAATGGCATTCCAGCTTTACGGTAAAGCTGCCGTCCAGCGTGTTCCCTATGCCTATTACGAGCTGGCGAAGATGTACCGTGATGGTGTCGGCACTGAGAAGAATACTGATGAAGCGGAGCTGAATTTTGAAGAAGCCTTTTATGGCTTCAAGCGTCTGGAGGAACTAAGCCATGACGATAAGCTCCAATACCGCCTCGGTCAGATGCTTTATACCGGAACAGGCACGGAAAAGGATATACCGGCAGCCATCGAATACCTTGAAAAGGCTGCACGGCTCGGCAACGTCCATGCTCAGTATATGCTGGGCAGGATTTATTCCGATACGGACAGCGGTCATGTGAATTCGGAGAAGGCTGTGGAGTGGTTGACAAGGGCTTCAGATAGCGGCAGCAGCATGGCACAGTATGCCCTTGGCAAGTTCTATCGTGACGGTACTCATGTGGCGAAGGATATCGGAAAGGCAGTGGAGCTGTTTACGAAAGCGGCGGAACAGAACAATTCATTCGCTATGTATCAGCTTGGAAAGCTCTATCTGCTCGGAGAGGGTGTTCCCAAGGATGTGGAGTCGGCTGTTAAATGGCTGACCAAATCCGCAAAGTTGAGTAACCAGTACGCGCAGTATGCTCTTGGGAAGCTATATCTCATAGGCAGAGATGTCCCCTGTGACCGTGATGCCGCAGTACGCTGGCTCACCCTCTCGGCTGAACAGGGCAACATTTATGCTCGGTTTTTCCTTGAGCATCTGGACTCCTTCTGTGATCCTTCCCTCTTTCTGGCGGCAACAAGGCTTCTGCATCATTTAAGCCGGATATTCCGTGACGAGCAGAAAAGGCTCTCCGGCGGTCCTGGCATGCAGACAGACAGTAAGCTCCGTAGAAAAATACGCGAGAAGAAGATCGCCCAAGGGCATGCGCCGGACGATCACGAGCTCAGACAAACAACATATTAA
- a CDS encoding DUF3991 domain-containing protein, whose translation MTYIHFTDEQKQRANSVDLVDFLQRQGEQLIRSGREWRWKRFDSVTVRGNEWFRHSRKEGGRAIDFVQQFFDLSFPEAVTLLIGGESGVEWNQISKSTPAPRKDFALPKANLDMRRVFAYLIKQRFIDRDVLSHFAHEKLVYEDKEYHNAVFMGLDEKGVARHAHKRGTYTQGEPYKGNVEGSDPKYSFHWIGESDILHVFEAPVDMLSFITLNKNGWQRHSYVTLDGVSEHAMLRQLELNPHLKSVVLCLDHDEAGIEATGRLKDILSGKGYTEISVMQSQNKDWNEDLKARNGVSPIPAQEHPKLVLLPAVVAVLHDLCKVLSAQKDLDSFLTECYETVEPFLASGKSATENAEAVRECLQCMAAGSFVLMHRQLRQMEQPVTTEQLLQKLEYSYRPHEDRGWLRTKTEHIRQDVSDIGRQLQASGIRTLADKEKLLSSYQRLALDCVKALLFVELEMPKMLPAQEQASNFIMAM comes from the coding sequence ATGACATATATTCATTTTACAGACGAACAAAAGCAACGAGCAAACTCTGTCGACCTGGTAGATTTCCTCCAGCGACAGGGTGAGCAGCTCATTCGCTCCGGACGGGAGTGGCGCTGGAAGCGCTTCGACAGCGTGACTGTGCGAGGCAATGAGTGGTTTCGCCATAGCCGTAAGGAGGGCGGTCGCGCCATCGATTTCGTTCAGCAGTTTTTTGACCTGAGCTTTCCCGAAGCTGTGACACTCCTCATAGGCGGCGAGTCCGGCGTAGAGTGGAACCAGATCTCCAAAAGCACCCCTGCTCCCCGAAAGGACTTCGCACTACCTAAGGCCAATCTGGATATGCGCCGTGTGTTTGCTTACCTTATCAAGCAGCGTTTTATTGATAGAGATGTGTTGTCTCATTTCGCTCATGAAAAGCTGGTTTATGAGGATAAGGAATACCACAACGCAGTATTTATGGGGCTGGATGAAAAGGGCGTTGCTCGTCACGCTCATAAGCGTGGTACCTATACGCAGGGAGAACCCTATAAGGGTAACGTGGAGGGCAGCGATCCGAAATACAGCTTTCACTGGATTGGAGAGAGCGACATCCTCCATGTGTTCGAGGCGCCGGTAGATATGCTGTCCTTCATCACGCTGAACAAGAACGGCTGGCAGCGGCACAGCTATGTGACACTGGACGGTGTCTCGGAACACGCCATGCTTCGTCAGCTGGAGCTGAATCCTCATCTGAAAAGTGTCGTGCTGTGCCTGGACCATGACGAAGCGGGCATCGAAGCCACTGGTCGCCTGAAGGATATTCTGTCGGGCAAGGGCTACACGGAAATTTCTGTAATGCAGTCGCAGAATAAGGACTGGAACGAGGATTTGAAAGCCAGAAATGGCGTTAGTCCAATTCCGGCACAGGAGCATCCCAAGCTGGTGCTGTTGCCGGCGGTTGTTGCCGTGCTGCACGATTTGTGCAAAGTCCTTTCAGCACAAAAAGACCTTGATTCTTTCCTGACGGAGTGTTATGAAACGGTGGAGCCGTTTTTGGCATCCGGCAAGTCAGCGACGGAGAACGCGGAGGCTGTTCGCGAATGCCTGCAGTGTATGGCGGCCGGTTCTTTCGTTCTCATGCACAGGCAGCTCCGTCAGATGGAACAGCCTGTGACAACAGAGCAGCTCCTTCAAAAGCTGGAGTACAGCTACCGTCCGCATGAGGACAGAGGCTGGCTCAGGACTAAGACAGAACATATACGCCAAGATGTTTCGGACATCGGCCGCCAACTCCAGGCATCAGGCATCCGTACACTGGCGGATAAGGAAAAGCTCCTATCTTCCTATCAGCGCCTTGCGCTGGACTGCGTCAAAGCCCTGCTCTTTGTCGAGCTGGAAATGCCGAAGATGCTTCCGGCACAGGAGCAGGCTTCAAATTTTATCATGGCCATGTAA
- a CDS encoding ParM/StbA family protein, translating into MIKLGVDNGNYNTKSSEGMIYASGYAASDKEFIMPEMQLFFEGKYYAIGERRLRFQQDKTREPDTFILTLPAIADAMKKAGTTNAEIALGVGLPIDSYGTQKEVFRRYFLRDNISFRFEGAFYRCRIAECKMFAQGHAALCRYYSQLKDYRSITLVDIGGYTVDILTLHDFRLDRSSCASLRMGTITLYSRIQDALQRSDILLSDGLVTDAIRGEIQHTESKLIGAVVEQTVTAYCKELFNALRERGLDLRLPMVFAGGGAELLEPRLYENNLNTVAVLNRFANADGYKLLMG; encoded by the coding sequence ATGATAAAGCTTGGTGTGGACAACGGAAACTACAACACCAAATCCTCGGAGGGGATGATTTATGCCTCCGGATATGCCGCAAGTGACAAAGAATTCATTATGCCGGAGATGCAGCTCTTTTTTGAGGGCAAGTATTACGCCATCGGTGAGCGTCGTCTGCGTTTTCAGCAGGACAAGACCAGGGAGCCGGATACGTTTATTCTGACGCTCCCGGCAATCGCAGACGCTATGAAAAAAGCAGGGACAACCAATGCAGAAATCGCTCTTGGCGTGGGGCTGCCCATTGACAGCTATGGCACACAGAAGGAAGTCTTCAGGCGATATTTCCTGCGTGACAACATATCGTTTCGGTTCGAGGGGGCATTCTACCGCTGCCGTATTGCGGAATGCAAGATGTTCGCACAGGGGCATGCGGCGCTGTGCAGGTATTATTCGCAGCTAAAGGATTACCGAAGCATCACGCTGGTGGACATCGGCGGGTACACGGTGGATATTCTCACACTTCATGATTTCCGGCTTGACAGATCAAGCTGTGCCAGTCTCCGCATGGGTACCATCACCCTGTACAGCCGGATTCAGGATGCGCTCCAGCGCAGTGACATTCTCCTGTCGGATGGACTCGTCACGGATGCTATCCGCGGGGAGATCCAGCATACCGAAAGCAAGTTGATTGGAGCTGTTGTGGAGCAGACCGTGACCGCCTATTGCAAGGAGCTGTTCAATGCGCTCCGTGAGCGAGGTCTGGATCTGCGGCTGCCTATGGTGTTCGCGGGGGGCGGTGCAGAGCTGCTGGAACCCAGGCTGTACGAAAACAACCTCAATACGGTGGCGGTGCTGAACCGGTTCGCCAACGCGGACGGCTACAAGCTCCTGATGGGGTGA
- a CDS encoding gamma-glutamylcyclotransferase family protein, producing MKSETLYIAYGSNLNLPQMAFRCPTAKVIGKSEIKDYELLFRGGRRSAVATVEPLEGSSVPVLLWKLKERDLQALDHYEGYPSFYRKEILPVELNGKPIQAMVYIMNDGHPFGSPSDFYLNTIMEGYQSAGFDTEFLEQAVDKSIRLAREQQEREPDQGTLFDMKWW from the coding sequence ATGAAATCTGAAACCCTGTACATCGCCTATGGCAGCAACCTTAATCTGCCGCAGATGGCCTTCCGCTGCCCGACCGCCAAGGTAATAGGAAAAAGCGAGATCAAGGATTATGAGCTGCTGTTCCGAGGCGGACGAAGAAGTGCTGTCGCAACCGTCGAACCGCTTGAAGGCTCCAGCGTCCCTGTTCTTCTGTGGAAACTGAAGGAACGTGACCTTCAGGCTCTCGACCATTATGAGGGATATCCGTCCTTTTACCGCAAGGAGATACTCCCTGTGGAGCTGAACGGCAAGCCCATTCAAGCCATGGTTTATATCATGAATGACGGACATCCCTTCGGTTCACCCTCGGATTTTTACCTCAACACCATTATGGAGGGATACCAGTCGGCAGGCTTTGATACTGAATTTTTAGAGCAGGCCGTGGATAAATCCATCCGCTTGGCAAGAGAGCAGCAGGAACGGGAGCCGGATCAAGGCACGCTGTTCGACATGAAATGGTGGTGA
- a CDS encoding DUF6329 domain-containing protein, producing the protein MLKLQAILERKASDYPASDCVIEKIVELPEAEYKYFKSAPLRDMPFIAENTDLMHRDENGVFHCLLVLGEGSSDGVLIEAEGYNYARYSSYMPGAREFVAARLNNLADQIIKEGTQSTSNGTWSIYFDELQERYHVPVSPNNGVGSMLLKILEARPEMAEIEPMEDGFDMVFYLDYCSNLDESEKLSSEMQMNL; encoded by the coding sequence ATGCTGAAGCTGCAAGCAATCTTAGAACGCAAGGCGAGCGATTACCCCGCCTCGGACTGCGTAATCGAAAAAATCGTCGAGCTTCCGGAAGCCGAATACAAGTATTTCAAATCCGCTCCGCTCCGGGATATGCCCTTTATTGCTGAGAATACCGACCTCATGCACCGGGACGAAAATGGAGTGTTCCACTGTCTGCTGGTGCTGGGCGAGGGTTCCTCTGACGGTGTCCTGATCGAAGCGGAGGGATATAACTATGCCAGATACTCCAGCTATATGCCGGGGGCTCGTGAATTCGTGGCTGCACGCCTTAACAATCTGGCTGATCAAATCATTAAGGAGGGTACGCAAAGCACCTCTAACGGAACGTGGTCGATTTACTTTGACGAGCTACAGGAGCGGTATCATGTTCCCGTTTCGCCTAACAACGGCGTCGGCTCCATGCTCCTGAAAATCCTCGAAGCAAGGCCGGAGATGGCGGAGATCGAACCGATGGAGGATGGCTTTGATATGGTGTTCTATCTTGACTATTGCTCCAACCTCGATGAAAGCGAAAAGCTCTCATCTGAGATGCAAATGAATTTATAA
- a CDS encoding DUF6103 family protein, with the protein MKKTTVQINFEAEKLSAIHQYMKDETQLQAELGTLLQTLYEKHVPAPLREYIESRDTSVMDAPKRSIYPAVPAGQSSPADSEE; encoded by the coding sequence ATGAAAAAAACCACTGTACAGATCAACTTTGAAGCTGAAAAGCTTAGTGCTATCCACCAGTACATGAAAGATGAAACACAACTTCAGGCTGAACTGGGTACTTTGCTGCAAACACTGTATGAGAAGCACGTTCCCGCTCCTCTCCGGGAGTACATCGAAAGCCGGGATACAAGCGTAATGGACGCCCCTAAGCGCAGCATATATCCGGCAGTTCCTGCAGGACAAAGCAGTCCAGCGGACAGCGAGGAATAA
- a CDS encoding amidoligase family protein produces the protein MDMKEQRFGIEIEMTGLSRQHAAQVLSEYFGRPANFDGGYYGEYSVLDSSGRRWKVMSDGSITTERKEGRRIVAADNTYSVELVSPICRYEDIEVIQELVRKLREAGMRVNKSCGIHIHMDASPHNANTLRNITNIMASKEDLIYKAMQVEVARERQYCKKVEQSFLEELNRKKPRTLDEVSRIWYHGSDGRREHYHSSRYHCLNLHSVFQKGTIEFRLFNSTTHAGKIKAYIQLCLAISAQALNQRCASRQKTQSTNEKYTFRTWLLRLGLIGDEFKTARLHLLEHLDGCIAWKNPEQALQQKERLRQKKEKELAEVAQAAAEQQEQTTENEQEQTGVADESPGLSMSM, from the coding sequence ATGGACATGAAGGAGCAGCGCTTCGGCATTGAAATCGAGATGACTGGCCTGTCCCGCCAGCATGCCGCACAGGTTCTGTCTGAATATTTCGGACGGCCTGCCAATTTTGACGGCGGCTATTACGGAGAATATTCTGTGTTGGACAGCAGTGGCCGTCGCTGGAAGGTCATGAGCGACGGCAGCATAACAACAGAAAGAAAAGAAGGGCGGCGCATCGTGGCGGCAGATAATACCTACAGCGTGGAGCTGGTCAGTCCCATCTGCCGCTATGAGGACATCGAGGTCATACAGGAGCTTGTGCGCAAGCTGCGTGAGGCCGGAATGCGGGTAAACAAATCCTGCGGCATCCATATTCACATGGATGCCTCGCCCCACAACGCCAATACCCTGCGGAACATCACCAACATCATGGCCTCCAAGGAGGATCTGATTTACAAGGCGATGCAGGTAGAGGTGGCGAGAGAGCGGCAGTATTGCAAAAAGGTGGAGCAGAGCTTTCTGGAGGAACTCAACCGGAAAAAGCCCCGGACGCTGGACGAGGTCAGCCGAATCTGGTATCACGGCAGCGACGGACGCCGGGAGCATTACCACAGCAGCCGGTATCATTGCCTTAATTTGCACAGCGTGTTCCAGAAAGGAACAATAGAGTTCCGGCTCTTCAATTCCACCACTCATGCCGGAAAAATCAAGGCGTACATCCAGCTCTGCCTCGCCATATCAGCGCAGGCTCTGAACCAGCGGTGCGCCAGCAGACAGAAAACCCAAAGCACCAATGAGAAATATACTTTCCGCACCTGGCTCCTGCGGCTTGGGCTTATCGGGGATGAATTCAAGACTGCCCGGCTCCATCTGCTGGAGCATCTGGATGGCTGTATTGCATGGAAAAATCCAGAGCAGGCACTCCAGCAAAAGGAACGATTAAGGCAGAAAAAAGAAAAAGAACTGGCGGAAGTCGCTCAAGCAGCGGCGGAACAGCAGGAGCAGACAACCGAAAACGAACAGGAACAGACCGGGGTGGCAGACGAAAGCCCCGGCCTTTCCATGTCAATGTAG
- a CDS encoding DUF6103 family protein yields the protein MSTTELKIPFPSERLDALRFFMEKKDQTIEQELKDYLNKTYERMVPLNVREYVESRLELETTQEQTAETQSTPAPRERQPRASRRQREQAATEAPSAPEAQSEAETPAEEEAQGMTMRM from the coding sequence ATGAGTACAACCGAATTAAAGATTCCCTTCCCTTCGGAGAGGCTGGATGCCCTTCGTTTTTTCATGGAGAAGAAGGATCAAACCATCGAACAGGAGCTGAAGGATTACCTCAACAAGACCTATGAACGGATGGTTCCCCTCAATGTCCGCGAGTATGTGGAAAGCCGTTTGGAGCTGGAAACGACTCAGGAACAGACAGCGGAAACCCAATCGACTCCTGCTCCGAGGGAGCGTCAGCCTCGTGCTTCCCGTCGCCAGCGTGAGCAGGCGGCGACCGAAGCGCCTTCCGCTCCGGAGGCTCAGTCAGAGGCTGAAACCCCTGCCGAGGAAGAAGCGCAAGGCATGACCATGCGCATGTAA
- a CDS encoding VirB4 family type IV secretion system protein codes for MAHQSKAKATQTEDIRVQEFLDMIAPSVIKFNTDHFICGNTYRSVWALREYPTATEEQAILRYLGEKDGVTLHIYTRHVTPMEEKRIISNAANKNRMQRSSTQDLQQTVTAESNLQDVATIVTQMHRSKEPLLHAAVYIELSAHDPDQLKLLQTEVLTELVRSKLNVDRLLLRQQQGFISVMPSGWNVFGDQFERVLPASSVANLYPFNYSGKTDPNGFCLGRDKFGSNILVDFNRRADDKTNANILILGNSGQGKSYLLKLILCNLRESGMRIICLDPEMEFEDLTNNLGGCFIDLMSGEYIINVLEPKAWDESGDPKDTEAPQAFRQTSKLSQHISFLKDFFRAYKDFDDRQIDTIEIMLGKLYDKWSITDHSNFDRLKPSDYPILSDLYELVESEYKEFDESKRQLYTADTLREICLGLHSLCKGAESKFFNGHTNIKSSEFVTFGVKGLLQASRNLRNALLFNVLSYMSNELLTTGNTAASIDEFYLFLSNLTAVEYVRNFMKRVRKKESAVILSSQNLEDFNIEGIREYTKPLFSIPTHQFLFNAGTIDVKFYTDTLQLEQSEYNLIRYPQRGVCLYKCGNERYNLMVQAPEYKAALFGKAGGR; via the coding sequence ATGGCTCATCAAAGCAAGGCGAAGGCGACGCAGACAGAGGATATCCGTGTTCAGGAATTCCTCGATATGATCGCTCCGAGCGTAATTAAATTCAACACCGACCACTTCATCTGCGGCAACACCTACCGCTCCGTATGGGCGCTGCGAGAATATCCGACTGCTACCGAAGAACAGGCAATCCTGCGTTACCTTGGGGAGAAGGACGGCGTCACCCTGCATATTTACACCCGGCATGTGACCCCTATGGAGGAAAAGAGAATCATATCAAATGCCGCCAATAAAAACCGGATGCAGAGAAGCAGCACCCAGGATTTACAGCAGACGGTCACGGCGGAAAGCAATCTGCAGGATGTGGCGACCATCGTAACTCAGATGCATCGTAGCAAGGAGCCTCTCCTTCATGCGGCTGTTTACATCGAGCTGTCCGCTCATGACCCTGACCAGCTGAAGCTCCTGCAGACCGAGGTGCTGACCGAGCTGGTGCGGAGTAAGCTCAACGTGGACAGACTCCTCCTTCGTCAGCAGCAGGGCTTTATTTCTGTCATGCCCTCCGGTTGGAACGTGTTCGGCGATCAGTTTGAACGGGTGCTGCCCGCAAGCTCGGTCGCCAATCTTTATCCCTTCAACTACAGCGGCAAGACAGACCCCAACGGCTTCTGCCTCGGCAGGGACAAATTCGGGAGCAACATCCTCGTGGACTTCAACCGGAGAGCCGATGACAAGACCAACGCCAATATCCTCATCCTCGGCAATTCCGGCCAGGGCAAGAGCTATCTGTTAAAGCTCATCCTGTGCAATCTCAGGGAATCCGGCATGAGAATCATTTGCCTTGACCCTGAAATGGAGTTTGAGGATCTTACCAACAACCTGGGCGGCTGCTTCATCGACCTGATGAGCGGCGAGTACATCATCAATGTTCTGGAGCCGAAAGCATGGGATGAAAGCGGCGACCCGAAGGATACCGAAGCGCCCCAGGCGTTCCGGCAGACCTCCAAGCTCAGTCAGCACATCAGCTTTCTCAAGGATTTTTTCAGGGCATATAAGGATTTTGATGACCGCCAGATTGATACCATTGAAATCATGCTGGGCAAGCTCTACGACAAATGGAGTATCACAGACCACAGCAACTTCGACCGCCTGAAGCCTTCGGATTACCCAATCCTGTCCGACCTATACGAGCTGGTCGAGTCAGAGTATAAGGAATTCGATGAAAGCAAACGCCAGCTCTATACAGCGGATACCCTGCGGGAAATCTGTCTCGGACTCCATTCCCTGTGCAAGGGCGCAGAGTCAAAATTCTTTAACGGACACACCAATATCAAGAGCAGCGAGTTTGTGACCTTCGGAGTCAAGGGGCTTCTGCAGGCAAGCAGAAACTTAAGAAACGCTCTGCTGTTCAATGTACTGTCATATATGAGCAACGAGCTCCTCACCACCGGCAATACAGCCGCCAGCATCGATGAGTTTTATCTGTTCCTGTCCAACCTGACCGCTGTGGAGTATGTCCGTAATTTCATGAAGCGAGTTCGTAAAAAGGAAAGCGCTGTCATCCTTTCCTCGCAGAATCTGGAGGACTTCAATATCGAGGGAATCAGAGAATACACCAAGCCGCTGTTCTCCATTCCGACACATCAATTCCTGTTCAACGCGGGTACGATTGACGTTAAATTCTATACCGATACCCTCCAGCTTGAGCAGAGCGAATACAATCTGATCCGGTATCCCCAGCGGGGCGTGTGCCTGTATAAATGCGGAAACGAGAGGTACAACCTCATGGTTCAGGCTCCGGAATACAAGGCGGCGCTCTTCGGAAAGGCGGGTGGCCGATGA
- a CDS encoding DUF3846 domain-containing protein: protein MEKTIKVLMVEPMKEPYPSEVENTLEGLQSAVGGYIETVYLEDCAVLVCNEEGKLLGLPGNRSLGNDIITGTFFVAGSNDDGDFVSLTEDKIRQYSDRFQKPEAFTQEQVEDASAIFSLNFYE, encoded by the coding sequence ATGGAGAAAACGATTAAAGTGTTAATGGTGGAACCGATGAAGGAACCGTATCCATCTGAAGTTGAAAACACCTTGGAAGGATTGCAGAGTGCGGTTGGAGGATATATTGAAACGGTATATCTGGAGGATTGTGCTGTGCTGGTCTGCAATGAAGAGGGAAAGCTGCTCGGGCTTCCCGGCAACCGTTCGCTTGGAAACGACATCATTACCGGTACATTTTTTGTAGCTGGCAGCAATGATGATGGGGATTTTGTGTCGCTGACTGAGGATAAAATCCGGCAGTACAGTGATCGATTTCAAAAGCCGGAAGCCTTCACCCAGGAACAGGTGGAGGATGCCTCCGCTATATTTTCATTAAATTTTTACGAATGA